CGATGCTATTCAACCTAAAGAATTATTTATCCGAATATCCGGAGAAATCCGGTTAGAACAGGCCCTGCCTGTCTTGATCAAAATTCTGGTCAACACCAAAGTTGAAAGTATCTTAAAAGAGACCATAACTACCCTTGGCCTCATTGGGGATCCCAAAGCCACAAATGCTGTAAGCGAATTTTTGTACTCCAACAATAAGGCTCTGACCATAGCGGCCATTAAAACCCTGGGACAAATTGGCACGCCCACTGCTATGCAAAGACTGGCTGAAAAACTAGGCCAAGACCCACAATTGGATGTACTCATCTTAGATATTTTTTCTCAAGTCCAGGATAACATAAGCCTGCAAAAATTGAATGAAACTCTTGGCTCACACTATGCTCACCTGCGCAACTATGCCAAAAGTAAATTGGTTCAAATCGGAGCCAAGGCTGTCCCCCTCTTAATCCAAAACCTAGTCTATGACGATCCGGATCTTTTAATCCACACCTTAAATGTTTTGGGGGAAATAGGTGATGCTTCTACCATAGTGCCCATCCGCAAGCTATTACACAACCACCCCGATGATCCTAATGTTCGCTTTGCAGCTTACGAAGCTTTAGGGATGCTGCCCATAGACAAAGGAGCTTATGTACTCGCTTCCGGACTCACAGACGAGGAAGAGCACGTACGGGTAGCCGCTGCCTCGGCCATTGACCGCAGCCTGAATGAAATCCTGGTGGCAGGCATAAAAAACATGGTCCGCCAAAAAGACGAGGACACGGTCAAAATTATCCGCTCCATTATCAATGCCCAGGCCTCAAATATCTTTATTTCCCTCATAGAAGAACCCGTTTTTCAAGAACTAGTCATCAACTTTCTCCAAAAAAAAGCTACGCCGGACGTTCGCGCCTATTTTCAAAAACTTTTGGATAAACATGGCTATAAAGACCTGGCCCAGAAACTGAGTAAAGAAGTTGCTACTCATAAAGCCAAAATCAGGGCTCTGGCTGTTGATGATTCTAAAATGATTTTAAATATCTACAAGTCAACACTGTATGAATTGGGATGTGACCCCATTCTCTTCGATAAACCGGCCGATGCCCTTGAGTGGCTTAAAAACAATAAACCTCAAATCATGTTTACCGATCTTAACATGCCAGAAATTACCGGAATTGACCTTATTGCCAAAACCAGATCCATCTACCGCAAAGCTGACTTACCCATAATCATGGTCACTACTCAAAATGAGGTCCAGGACAATGAAGCTGCTTATGCGGCAGGAGTCAATGAGATTCTCTTCAAGCCATTTACCAGCGAGACCATAAAACAAGTTCTTGACAAGTTCGTCACTAGTGGTTCGTAATTTTACTAAACGCTCAAGCTTGACTCACTGCATCATGAGAGTAAATCGTGTACGAAGCGGACTTTAAACTTTTTTAACTTTTAAGTTTTAAATATTGTTATGAAAATCGCCCTGTTACAGCTCAATCCAACTGTCAATCATCTGGAATTAAATAGCCAGAAAATTATTTCCTCTGTGGAAAAGGCCTATAAAAATGGCGCTGACCTTTGTATTACCGGCGAAATGTCCCTTTTAGGTTATCCGCCTCGAGACCTTCTTTTCAATACAAGTATAATTGAAAATTGTTGGGAGAAAGCCATAGAAATTGCCCGGAAAACAGAAAAATTTTGTCCTCTAATTCTGGGCTTGCCTATAAAAAGTAAACAAAGAGATAAACTATACAATGGGGCTGTTTTTATTTCCCAGGGAGAACCCAGGCAAAATTTTGGCAAAAGCCTTCTGCCCAATTATGATGTCTTTGACGAACAACGTTATTTTCTCCCCTATCCACAACCAGGTTTTTTAAATTTTAAAGGAGTAAAGCTTGGTATAACCATCTGCGAAGATATCTGG
This sequence is a window from Desulfovulcanus ferrireducens. Protein-coding genes within it:
- a CDS encoding HEAT repeat domain-containing protein, with the protein product MTEINPKHLIDELQYNVKRQDKIKADIVLSYFFDVDKNTQKELVRILEQGPAEFSIPLLVDLIQKKTSLVHELPEIKNALIAKALEAPELLLKIIEDDAIQPKELFIRISGEIRLEQALPVLIKILVNTKVESILKETITTLGLIGDPKATNAVSEFLYSNNKALTIAAIKTLGQIGTPTAMQRLAEKLGQDPQLDVLILDIFSQVQDNISLQKLNETLGSHYAHLRNYAKSKLVQIGAKAVPLLIQNLVYDDPDLLIHTLNVLGEIGDASTIVPIRKLLHNHPDDPNVRFAAYEALGMLPIDKGAYVLASGLTDEEEHVRVAAASAIDRSLNEILVAGIKNMVRQKDEDTVKIIRSIINAQASNIFISLIEEPVFQELVINFLQKKATPDVRAYFQKLLDKHGYKDLAQKLSKEVATHKAKIRALAVDDSKMILNIYKSTLYELGCDPILFDKPADALEWLKNNKPQIMFTDLNMPEITGIDLIAKTRSIYRKADLPIIMVTTQNEVQDNEAAYAAGVNEILFKPFTSETIKQVLDKFVTSGS